In Macrobrachium nipponense isolate FS-2020 chromosome 41, ASM1510439v2, whole genome shotgun sequence, the following proteins share a genomic window:
- the LOC135212807 gene encoding tigger transposable element-derived protein 1-like: MGPKKVSAKVNGDRKNRMMSIELKQEIIEKHERGVRVIELAKIYDRSTSTICTILKQKDAIKSATPAKGTTILSQLRTNIHEEMEKLLLVWVKEKVLAGDTVMETVKSEKARSIYADLVKKEASTSKEASEEAFKASHGWFDNFKKRTGIHSVVRHGEAASADMMAADTYIQKFAALVVREGYIPQQVLNCDETGLFWKKIPRRTYITAEEKMMPGHKPMKDRLTLALCANASGDCKVKPLLVYHSENPRAFKTHKILKEKLHVMWRTNARAWVTRQFFTEWVNLVFGPAVKTYLQENKLTMKALLILDNAPAHPPGLEDDILEEFQFIKVLYLPPNTTSILQLMDQQVISNFKKLYMKHLFRRCFEVTENTNLTLQEFWKDHYNIVICLRIIDLAWQGVTRRTLNSAWKKLWPDAVAERDFEGFEPETEQEELEEIVSLGKSMGLEVDEGDVNELVEEHEEELSTEELKELQMMQHTKVL, translated from the coding sequence ATGGGGCCGAAGAAAGTGAGTGCTAAGGTCAATGGTGACAGGAAGAATAGGATGATGTCGATAGAACTAaagcaagaaataatagaaaaacatgagcgtGGCGTACGAGTGATTGAACTCGCAAAGATCTATGACCGTAGTACATCGACAATTTGTACGATAttgaagcagaaggatgccatcaagagTGCTACACcagcaaaaggaaccacaattctttcccaattaaggacaaatatccACGAGGAAATGGAGAAGCTTCTGCTCGTGTGGGTGAAAGAGAAGGTGTTGGCAGGAGATACAGTGATGGAGACGGTAAAAAGCGAGAAGGCACGGAGTATTTATGCCGACTTAGTGAAGAAAGAAGCATCAACTTCTAAAGAGGCATCAGAAGAAGCGTTTAAGGCAAGCCATggctggtttgataattttaagaagagaactggcatccattcagtggtgaggCATGGCGAAGCTGCGAGTGCAGACATGATGGCAGCCGATACGTACATCCAAAAGTTCGCTGCGCTTGTTGTGAGGGAAGGCTACATCCCGCAACAGGTGCTCAACTGCGATGAAACGGGCCTATTTTGGAAGAAAATACCACGGAGGACTTACATCACAGCAGAGGAGAAGATGATGCCAggccataaacccatgaaggaccgTCTGACCCTTGCATTATGTGCAAATGCTAGCGGTGATTGTAAAGTGAAGCCACTGCTAGTTTATCATTCGGAaaatcctcgagccttcaagacgcacaagatactgaaagaaaaattgcacGTTATGTGGCGCACCAATGCTAGGGCATGGGTTACGCGGCAGTTTTTTACTGAATGGGTAAATCTCGTCTTTGGCCCTGCAGTGAAGACGTATCTGCAAGAAAATAAACTCACGATGAAAGCATTGCTCATCCTTGATAATGCTCCAGCCCACCCACCTGGTCTTGAAGATGATATTCTGGAGGAGTTCCAGTTTATCAAAGTtctctacctcccacccaatacgacTTCAATCCTACAGCTGATGGATCAGCAGGTCATTTCCAACTTCAAAAAGCTGTACATGAAGCACTTGTTCCGCCGCTGCTTTGAAGTGACGGAAAACACAAATCTAACCCTTCAAGAGTTTTGGAAAGATCACTACAACATCGTGATCTGTCTACGTATCATTGACTTGGCATGGCAAGGGGTAACAAGACGAACGTTGAACTCTGCATGGAAAAAGTTATGGCCTGATGCTGTTGCAGAAAGAGATTTCGAAGGGTTTGAGCCCGAGACCGAGCAAGAAGAGTTGGAGGAGATTGTATCTCTCGGAAAGTCGATGGGTCTGGAGGTAGATGAGGGTGACGTCAACGAACTCGTCGAAGAACATGAGGAGGAACTCTCAACTGAGGAGTTGAAGGAGCTGCAGATGATGCAACACACGAAGGTTCTGTAA